The Melitaea cinxia chromosome 8, ilMelCinx1.1, whole genome shotgun sequence genomic interval GTAGTTAAGTCAAAGTTAATTGATTTAGCAGGAAACGACACAGAGGGCGGCAGTGCGTTTTTAAGTAAACGTCAAAAGAATTGCCAACATTCAAGTCATAGGAATGACAGTACTTTTCATCATGGCGGCACGAATGTTAAAACGgagaaaatgaatattaaatgtTATCGATGCAAACAGTTTGGGCATTTTAAATCGCAATGCCATAAAAATAATCCTAATAGATTGGAAACTAAAAAGACTAATGCATTCTCCGCAGTATTTTTAAATGGATTATACAGTAAACATGATTTTTATTTGGACAGCGGCGCAAGCGTTCATATGACGGCAGATGTGAGTTTGATGACAAAAAATGCATGTTACACACCGAGAATAAAGGAAATAATGGctgcagataaaaataaaatgtcagtGCTGTGTTCTGGTGATGTAAATATCATAACAGTAACTCCTAATTGTAAATACGAAGTGACTTTGAAAGACGTACTGTGTGTACCGAATCTCACTACGAATTTAATTTCAGTAAGTCAACTtataaaaaatggaaataaagTAGAATTCAAAAAGAATTGTTGCAATGTATATAATCAAAAAAATGAATTGGTGGCTGTAGCTAATCAGATAAATGGTGTATACAAATTGAGTTATGAAAAACCTCAATGTTTGTTTACATATGTCAACAGTGAGATATGGCACAGGAGAATGGggcatttaaatattaatgatttaaaCAAGATGAAAAATGGAGCAGTGACAGGCATATCATTTAAAGACTGTGCAAGTTcgaaaaataaaagcaattgtAAAGTATGCTGTGAAGGTAAACAGTCCCGCTTACCATTTGACAATGTAGGAACTAGAAGTAACGAACCACTTAGCATTATACATGCAGATGTATGTGGGCCAATGGAGTCACCTTCTATTGGAGGAGCAAGATATTTTCTACTTTTCATTGATGATTATAGCCGAAtgacttttgtttattttcttaaagaaaaaaatgaaacatttacatgttttaaaaattttaaatctttggTAGAAAACCaacataataagaaaataaaaatattcagaaCGGATAATGGTTGGGAATTCTGTAGTaatgaatttgaaaattatttgaaacagGCAGGCATAGTGCATCAAAAAACAAATCCTTATACTCCAGAGCAAAATGGATTAAGTGAGCGCACAAACAGAACCATTGTTGAGAAAGCTCGATGTTTATTATTTGATGCCGGATTAGATAAAAAGTTTTGGGCAGAAGCCACTAACACGGCTGTTTATCTAAAGAATAGATCTGTCGCATCAGGACTTGATAATAAAACTCCATATGAGCTTTGGACAAACAAGAAACCGGATTTAAGTCACGTTCGCATGTTTGGAAGTGAAGTGATGGTTCACGTTCCAAAGGAAAAGCGACTCAAGTGGGATACAAAGTCAAAGAAGCACATCCTAGTTGGTTTTTCAGAAAATGTAAAAGGCTACCGTATCTATGATCCTACGAAGAGATCTGTTACAACTAGTAGAGATGTGATTATTCatgaaaatttagaaaattgcTTAGATAATGTAAGTGCAACAGTTTCAGTTGGGGAAAACAAATCAGAAGAGTCGGACAGTATCAATATAAAAGGTGAAGGTGAAATAAAAGTTGAGCCAAGTAGTGATGAACTTAATTTATCTTCAGATTTAGAATATAATGAAGCCTTGACTGATTTGGATTGCAAGTTACAAAGGCAAGAAGCTGATGATGAGAGAAAATCAATACCAAAAAGTCCAGTAATTACGAAAAGAATAAAGAAACAGCCTGAGCGCTATGGTTATTCAAGTCTATGTACAACTCATAATCCAGAAGTAATCAGTGACCCTACCAGCGTCCAAGAAGCCATGCAAAGCCAGGATAGAGACAAGTGGGTAGAGGCGATGAAGGATGAATTGCAAGCGTTTGAAGAAAATGATGCTTGGTCACGAGTTAGTGAAGTACCTAGTGATAAGACAATAGTGCAGTGCAAGTGGGTCTATAAAAAGAAAGTCAATAGTGATAACAGTGTTCGGTATAGAGCCCGTCTAGTGGCTAAGGGCTTCTCTCAGAGGCCCGGGATAGATTATGAAGAGACTTTTTcaccagtagtaggatattctactctaagattattatttgctttgtcGGTACAGTTAAACTTAGATATCATACATTTAGATGTAAAGACAGCTTTTCTAAATGGTTATCTTAAAGAGgatatttatatgtatcaaCCAGTCATTAATTGTGATGATAACAaagaaaaagtaattgttaaattaaataaagcaatTTATGGGTTAAAGCAGTCCTCTAGATCTTGGTATGAGAGAGTAGAACAATGTTTAtgtgaattaaattttaagaaaagtCATTTAGAACCTTGTGTATTTACTAAAATAGATAAagatgtaaaaattattatagctgtgtatgttgatgatttttatatattttttgataataataataaaaaggagactgaatatttaatttctgtattgagttctaaatttaatattaaaaatttgggCCAGGTAAAGCAATGTTTGGGCATGAGagttaaagtaaataaagaatCTAATATGAGTATAACTTTAGATCAACAACAATATATAGAACATTTATTGATTAAGTTTAATATGATAGATTGTAAAGATGCAAGTACTCCAATGGATTGTAAGTTAAATATTGAAAAGTCAGAAATTTGTGATAGTCAAATTCCATATCAACAGTTAATTGGGAGTTTAATGTATTTATCAGTACTAACGAGACCTGACATAGCATTTAGTGTGAGTTTTCTtagtcaatttaataattgttatactaaatttcattgGAATTATGCTAAAAGAATACTTAGATActtaaagaaaactaaaaattattgtttaaaatatgtaaaaaataaaaatgagtttgTAGGTTATGTTGATGCTGATTGGGGAAGCAATTGTATAGATCGTAAGTCATATACAggttattgttttgtaatgtcaGGCTCACCAATCTCTTGGGAGAGCAGAAAACAAAGAACTGTAGCGTTATCAAGTATGGAAGCTGAATACATGTCTATAGCTGAAGCTAGTAAGGAAGCTATGTATTTAAGATCTTTAATGTATGAGttaactaataatttatatactataaaattatttaatgacaGTCAGAGTGCACAGAAATTGTTGGTAAATAGTACAAGTCATAGGAAAAGTAAACATATCGATATAAGATATCATTTTGTTAAGGATgcaatttgtaacaaaattattagtatagaaTATTTGCCCACTACTGCTATGCCAGCTGATATTTTAACAAAAGGATTGTGTcctgtaaaacattataaatgtataGAGTTTCTGGGGTTAAATTATTTGATGTAGTTGGGGTGTTGGATATGGCAACATCAAATAATATGTTGTATTAATATTGTCTATGTTCTTTGTTCTTCCCTTTTGTCTTCGAGCGTCCGTGGAGTTAATGTGGTGTCGTGTATTAATAAagcataattaataaaatctatactcgtttcattaaataataagtatttttacatCAGTGACGCCCCCGTGAACAATGTCGCTTTCAAAAGCAAATGCTATCAAAGTAAATTAGCAAATTAGACGCCATGTTTGACGAGGAGTCGAAACTTGTCGcgagttattttaatatgatttgatGGTATTTTGATAATCTCGTTACGAGCCTATTGTTTACACGTAATGACGTCGTTACCTCACACCACTCGTTTTATAACATAATCACTTGTTCACTGCTCGCCATCAAACGTTATTGTATACGTAAATAGCTGTGTTTAGAAATGCGCACGACACACCGGGTTTGTAGTAATTTATACACGGAGTAAATAACTGTAATCAAAAACCATTTCCTGCGCAGGTAAAGGGTACATTTTATTATGATGTCACTGCGGGAATCAAATCGCAATACGCAAAGATTGGCCTATCGAGAATAATAGCTTTGACGAACCTACATAAATAATACCAATGAACTGTTTTATGTATCAATAAAATACCTAGCACCTATTATAATTACCATTTTGTGTAGCTTATTTGATAGGGTTGATTTGTATTAActcatataaaaaatcaaattatttcaCCGTACAATTACTGAATGGAAGGTCTCAACAAAGAGATTAAGGGTCAAAGCGACAACGGGAGCGTGTTGTGATTATTTCTAAAGCAGGGGTCGGTCGTATATTTACGCGAAGACACGATCCGGTCGCGATATCTGTCGTCCGTCCTCGGCTGCGAGGGACGATGTTATCAGGACACGAGTCCATCACATCCTCGGCTCATATTATTAGAGTAAATTGAAAAGAGCTCCCCGCGGCCGCGCAATAAAGAGGTGAAGTGCAGCTTCGATCTCTCGGGGCGTGTCAAAGGAATCGTTCGCGGGCTCTATGGAGTTAATATCGAGGGGAACCCTTTCGACCTGCTCGCGAGGATTACCGCCTTGTTGACACGTCGCCGTGTCAACACGAGCGAGGGACGGGAATATGATTGAACGGTAAACACTCCTCGACGACac includes:
- the LOC123655756 gene encoding uncharacterized protein LOC123655756, which produces MASNTFLANVPKLLGRENYSEWAFAAENLLVLEGMSNCIKQDSAKATAEDAKAKAKLILTISPSLYVHIKEASSTYDLWQKLRSMFDDSGFSRRISLLRNLISIRLDSCESMTIYITQIIETAQKLSGTGFIVNDEWIGCLLLAGLPEKYLPMIMAIEHSGIAITADVVKSKLIDLAGNDTEGGSAFLSKRQKNCQHSSHRNDSTFHHGGTNVKTEKMNIKCYRCKQFGHFKSQCHKNNPNRLETKKTNAFSAVFLNGLYSKHDFYLDSGASVHMTADVSLMTKNACYTPRIKEIMAADKNKMSVLCSGDVNIITVTPNCKYEVTLKDVLCVPNLTTNLISVSQLIKNGNKVEFKKNCCNVYNQKNELVAVANQINGVYKLSYEKPQCLFTYVNSEIWHRRMGHLNINDLNKMKNGAVTGISFKDCASSKNKSNCKVCCEGKQSRLPFDNVGTRSNEPLSIIHADAGIVHQKTNPYTPEQNGLSERTNRTIVEKARCLLFDAGLDKKFWAEATNTAVYLKNRSVASGLDNKTPYELWTNKKPDLSHVRMFGSEVMVHVPKEKRLKWDTKSKKHILVGFSENVKGYRIYDPTKRSVTTSRDVIIHENLENCLDNVSATVSVGENKSEESDSINIKGEGEIKVEPSSDELNLSSDLEYNEALTDLDCKLQRQEADDERKSIPKSPVITKRIKKQPERYGYSSLCTTHNPEVISDPTSVQEAMQSQDRDKWVEAMKDELQAFEENDAWSRVSEVPSDKTIVQCKWVYKKKVNSDNSVRYRARLVAKGFSQRPGIDYEETFSPVVGYSTLRLLFALSVQLNLDIIHLDVKTAFLNGYLKEDIYMYQPVINCDDNKEKVIVKLNKAIYGLKQSSRSWYERVEQCLCELNFKKSHLEPCVFTKIDKDVKQCLGMRVKVNKESNMSITLDQQQYIEHLLIKFNMIDCKDASTPMDSIPSNQHYALRTDAAAPTTVFSITLMLALRKGFAICQDLFWSRLTIMESESDPGDRTWSEGRS